The genome window GAAAAGCGGGCAGGTAAAAGTCGATTGCCAGCGGACCGAAAGCGCTAAGGGCTCCGAGCAACAGCACTATGCGCAGATTCATGGGTTCCTTGCCGGTCAGATGGCCGGATGATTTGGCGCAGTCCGGTGGTGTGCCCGGAAATTGGTTGCCAGGGTGCGCTGTCTGCCCGGAACAGGCTTGATGCAACAAAGCTGAAGCCGGATGGGGTCAGGCGTGCAGGTTCTCTGCTGCGTACAGGGTGTTTTCCAGCAGGCAGGCGCGGGTCATCGGGCCGACACCGCCCGGTACTGGCGTAATCCAGCCGGCACGGGGCAGTGCTTCGGCGTAGCCCACATCGCCGATCAGCTTGCCGTCACCCTGACGGTTGATGCCGACGTCGATCACGATGGCTCCAGGCTTGATCCATTCCCCTTTCACCAGGCCGGGCTTGCCGACTGCGACCACCACGATGTCGGCCTGTGCCACCAGGTTTGCCAGGTCCCTGGTAAAACGGTGAGTGACGGTAACCGTGCTGCCCGCCAGTAATAGCTCCATTGCCATCGGACGTCCGACGATATTGGAGGCGCCGACTATCACCGCATGCTGGCCGTGCAGGTCAACACCGGTGGACTCCAGCAGGGTCATGATGCCCTTGGGCGTGCACGGGCGCAGCAGCGGCATGCGCTGGGCCAGGCGGCCTATGTTGAACGGATGAAAGCCGTCCACATCCTTGTCCGGTCGGATACGCTCGAGCAACCCGGACGCCTGCAGGTGCGAGGGCAGGGGCAGTTGCAGCAGAATGCCGTCAATCGCGGGATCGTCATTCAGCTGGTCGATCAGCTGTTCAAGCTCGATCTGCCGGGTCTGCGCTGGCAGGTCATAGGCTTTTGACAGAATGCCGACCTCCTCGCAATCCTTGCGCTTGTGTGCAACATAGACCTGCGAGGCAGGGTCGGTACCAACCAGAATCACTGCCAGGCCGGGTGTGCGTAGCCCTTTGTCGTTGCGCTCGGCGACACGTTGGGCTATCTGCAGGCGCAGTTGGGCAGCAATTGCCTTGCCATCGATCAGTTGTGCAGTCATCGCGATTTACAAACCATCATCAGCTATATAGAAAGTCGCTTATTCTGGCATGCAGGGCCCGTTGGACAAAAGCACTCACGCATCTGTTTCATCCAAGCCCTTTATCTGTCTGATTTTTTTATATTTGTCGTTGACTTGGGTTGAAGCGCCTCTGTAAGATTCGCCCGCTTGTCGAGCACAGCGTCAGCTGGGTGCGAAGGCACTGCGAACCGGTTGGTTCTGCTGCAGCCAAGGCTTGGATCGGCATCGTTGATGCAGATTGATAAGCGCCCGTAGCTCAGCTGGATAGAGCACCCGCCTTCTAAGCGGGTGGTCGCAGGTTCGAGTCCTGCCGGGCGCGCCATCTGGCGGTTCTGGTACAAGTGGTTGATATGGTGGGCGTAGCTCAGTTGGTAGAGCACAGGATTGTGGCTCCTGGTGTCGAGGGTTCGATCCCCTTCGTCCACCCCATATTTCGGAAACGCCAGGCTCAGGTCTGGCGTTTTTGTTCCAAGCGTTGCCGCG of Pseudomonas pohangensis contains these proteins:
- the folD gene encoding bifunctional methylenetetrahydrofolate dehydrogenase/methenyltetrahydrofolate cyclohydrolase FolD — its product is MTAQLIDGKAIAAQLRLQIAQRVAERNDKGLRTPGLAVILVGTDPASQVYVAHKRKDCEEVGILSKAYDLPAQTRQIELEQLIDQLNDDPAIDGILLQLPLPSHLQASGLLERIRPDKDVDGFHPFNIGRLAQRMPLLRPCTPKGIMTLLESTGVDLHGQHAVIVGASNIVGRPMAMELLLAGSTVTVTHRFTRDLANLVAQADIVVVAVGKPGLVKGEWIKPGAIVIDVGINRQGDGKLIGDVGYAEALPRAGWITPVPGGVGPMTRACLLENTLYAAENLHA